The proteins below are encoded in one region of Apium graveolens cultivar Ventura chromosome 4, ASM990537v1, whole genome shotgun sequence:
- the LOC141717712 gene encoding protein PHYTOCHROME KINASE SUBSTRATE 1-like, translated as MECLDMDSNLRVASFSCYLSSQDEKSVLNIAGGIPYSSSPVMSPEEIPRLINLGRSKNNEPEFSVFAADKYFNTKKEHSNASKYEAEKEKGVDMHLLQQKIRPKTPSISSKASSWNSQSVLLQSLHRNTSQTKHRKGKYFPFFGCQGSCSEKKAVSVNQSVEYGVLHDIQQSQPEPKTLEQFSFPVLNSGITSLKVDEQFKEEKVQVDPRNSIEVFGFTKAKKRDNIAINMERKLSILTWDAIPKVQSLATTSFGSSALCDDMASDASSDLFEIENISGMDHAVLSRQESCNTSCMTPTTRYAPSEASIEWSVVTASAADFSSVVSDYEDASVSVKGRMTSGQGRNRNTCPRKVVMKDPPKSGTSNLLGCRNHKAVRVAESTHRTNEKFER; from the coding sequence ATGGAGTGTTTGGATATGGATAGCAACCTTCGTGTTGCCTCGTTTTCTTGTTATCTTAGCTCTCAGGATGAAAAGTCTGTGCTCAATATTGCTGGAGGAATTCCATATTCTTCTTCTCCCGTCATGTCACCTGAAGAGATTCCACGTCTGATCAACTTGGGGAGAAGTAAGAACAATGAGCCTGAATTTAGTGTATTTGCTGCTGACAAGTACTTCAACACAAAAAAGGAACATTCTAATGCTTCAAAGTATGAGGCTGAAAAGGAAAAGGGTGTTGACATGCACCTTCTACAACAGAAAATAAGGCCAAAAACTCCAAGTATTAGTTCTAAAGCAAGCAGCTGGAACAGCCAATCTGTGTTGTTACAAAGTCTCCACAGAAACACCTCCCAAACAAAGCACAGGAAGGGTAAATATTTTCCATTTTTTGGTTGTCAGGGATCTTGTTCAGAAAAGAAGGCCGTCTCCGTCAACCAAAGTGTTGAATATGGAGTACTTCATGACATCCAGCAGTCTCAACCTGAACCAAAAACGCTAGAGCAATTTTCATTCCCAGTTCTGAATTCAGGGATCACAAGTTTGAAAGTTGACGAACAGTTTAAAGAAGAAAAGGTACAAGTCGACCCTCGAAATTCAATCGAGGTGTTTGGATTTACAAAGGCGAAAAAGAGAGATAACATAGCAATCAATATGGAGAGGAAGCTGTCCATTTTAACATGGGATGCAATTCCAAAGGTCCAGAGCCTTGCGACAACTTCTTTTGGGAGCAGTGCACTATGCGATGATATGGCTAGTGATGCCAGTTCCGATTTATTTGAGATAGAGAACATTTCAGGCATGGATCATGCAGTGTTATCTAGGCAAGAATCTTGCAACACGTCCTGCATGACCCCCACTACACGGTATGCGCCAAGTGAGGCTAGCATAGAGTGGAGTGTTGTCACAGCCAGTGCTGCAGATTTCTCGTCTGTTGTCTCTGATTATGAAGATGCAAGTGTCAGTGTCAAAGGAAGGATGACATCTGGACAGGGAAGAAACAGAAATACCTGTCCTCGAAAAGTAGTTATGAAAGATCCGCCAAAATCTGGAACTAGCAACCTGTTGGGATGCAGGAACCATAAAGCGGTAAGGGTAGCAGAGTCCACCCACAGGACTAATGAGAAATTCGAAAGATGA